A stretch of the Archocentrus centrarchus isolate MPI-CPG fArcCen1 unplaced genomic scaffold, fArcCen1 scaffold_26_ctg1, whole genome shotgun sequence genome encodes the following:
- the LOC115775926 gene encoding 2-oxoglutarate dehydrogenase, mitochondrial-like isoform X2, translating into MAYCQHIGVEFMFINDLEQCQWIRQKFETPGVMQFTLEEKRTLLARMIRSTRFEEFLQKKWSAEKRFGLEGCESLIPALKTIIDKSSENGVENVIMGMPHRGRLNVLANVIRKELEQIFCQFDSKLEAADEGSGDVKYHLGMYHRRINRVTDRNITLSLVANPSHLEAVDPVVQGKTKAEQFYCGDTDGKRVMSILLHGDAAFAGQGIVYETFHLSDLPSYTTHGTVHVVVNNQIGFTTDPRMARSSPYPTDVARVVNAPIFHVNADDPEAVTYVCKVAAEWRATFHKDVVVDLVCYRRMGHNEMDEPMFTQPLMYKQIKKQKPVLQKYAEKLIAEGAVSRQEYEEEISKYDKICEEAYARSKDEKILHIKHWLDSPWPGFFTLDGQPKSMSCPSTGLTEEDLNYIGQVASSVPVEDFTIHGGLSRILKSRAEMVKNRMVDWALGEYMAFGSLLKEGIHVRLSGQDVERGTFSHRHHVLHDQNVDKRTCIPMNHLSPDQAPYTVCNSSLSEYGVLGFELGFAMASPNALILWEAQFGDFQNTAQCIIDQFICAGQAKWVRQNGIVLLLPHGLEGMGPEHSSARPERFLQMCNDDPDVLPNITEDFAVRQLYDCNWIVVNCSTPANYFHVLRRQILLPFRKPLIIFTPKSLLRHPEARSSFDEMLPGTHFQRLIPEAGGAAERPDAVTRLIFCTGKIYYELTKERKTRGLEDTVAITRIEQLSPFPFDQVKAEIERFPNAHLIWCQEEHKNQGYYDYVKPRIRTTTLKAKPVWYAGRDPASAPATGNKNTHLTELRRFLDTAFGTNAFKDQQ; encoded by the exons ATGGCGTACTGTCAGCACATCGGAGTGGAGTTCATGTTCATCAATGACCTTGAGCAGTGTCAGTGGATCAGACAGAAGTTTGAGACTCCCGGCGTGATGCAGTTCACTCTGGAGGAGAAGAGGACGCTGCTGGCCCGCATGATTCGCTCCACCAG GTTTGAGGAGTTCCTGCAGAAGAAGTGGTCTGCAGAGAAGCGCTTTGGCCTGGAGGGCTGCGAGTCTCTGATCCCCGCTCTGAAGACCATCATCGATAAGTCCTCGGAGAACGGCGTGGAGAACGTCATCATGGGAATGCCCCACAG GGGTCGTCTGAACGTTTTGGCCAATGTGATCCGGAAAGAGCTTGAACAGATCTTCTGTCAGTTTGACTCCAAACTGGAAGCAGCTGATGAg GGTTCCGGCGATGTGAAGTACCACCTGGGGATGTACCATCGCCGCATCAACCGCGTGACGGACAGGAACATCACGCTGTCTCTGGTGGCGAATCCGTCTCACCTGGAGGCCGTGGACCCCGTGGTTCAGGGAAAGACCAAAGCTGAGCAGTTCTACTGCGGAGACACGGACGGAAAAAGA GTGATGTCCATCCTTCTCCACGGAGACGCCGCGTTCGCTGGTCAGGGCATTGTCTACGAGACCTTCCACCTGTCTGACCTGCCGTCCTACACCACACATGGCACCGTGCACGTGGTGGTCAACAACCAG ATCGGCTTCACCACAGACCCTCGCATGGCCCGCTCCTCGCCGTACCCAACGGATGTGGCTCGCGTCGTCAACGCTCCCATCTTCCACGTGAATGCCGACGATCCCGAGGCCGTCACCTACGTCTGTAAGGTGGCGGCTGAGTGGAGAGCCACCTTTCACAAAGACGTTGTGGTCGACCTG GTGTGTTACCGTCGGATGGGCCATAACGAGATGGATGAGCCGATGTTCACTCAGCCGCTGATGTACAAACAGATCAAGAAGCAGAAGCCTGTTCTGCAGAAATACGCTGAGAAGCTGATCGCAGAGGGAGCCGTGAGCCGGCAGGAGTACGAG gagGAGATCTCCAAATACGATAAGATCTGCGAGGAGGCATATGCTCGCTCCAAAGACGAGAAGATCCTCCACATCAAGCACTGGCTGGACTCCCCATGGCCCG gttttttcACTCTGGACGGTCAGCCAAAGTCGATGAGCTGCCCCTCCACCGGTCTGACTGAAGAAGACTTGAACTACATCGGGCAGGTGGCCTCGTCCGTCCCCGTGGAGGACTTCACCATCCACGGAG GTCTAAGTCGTATCCTGAAGAGTCGGGCCGAAATGGTCAAGAACCGGATGGTAGACTGGGCTCTGGGGGAGTACATGGCCTTCGGATCGCTGCTGAAAGAGGGGATCCACGTCAGGCTGTCAGGGCAGGACGTCGAGCGAGGGACCTTCAG CCACCGTCACCACGTCCTCCATGACCAGAACGTGGACAAGAGGACCTGCATCCCCATGAACCACCTGTCCCCGGACCAGGCGCCGTATACTGTGTGCAACAGTTCACTGTCGGAGTACGGTGTACTCG GCTTCGAGCTGGGTTTCGCCATGGCGAGCCCGAATGCTCTGATCCTGTGGGAGGCTCAGTTTGGAGACTTCCAAAACACGGCACAGTGCATCATCGACCAGTTCATCTGCGCCGGTCAGGCCAAGTGGGTGAGACAGAATGGCAtcgtgctgctgctgccacacgGCTTGGAGGGCATG GGTCCTGAACACTCTTCAGCTCGTCCAGAGAGATTCCTCCAGATGTGCAACGACGACCCAGATGTGTTGCCt AACATCACCGAGGACTTTGCCGTTCGTCAGCTCTACGACTGTAACTGGATCGTGGTGAACTGCTCAACTCCTGCAAACTACTTCCACGTTCTCAGACGGCAGATCCTGCTGCCCTTCAGGAAGCCC ctgaTCATCTTCACTCCCAAATCTCTGCTCCGTCACCCTGAGGCCAGATCGAGCTTTGACGAGATGCTGCCCG GAACTCACTTCCAGCGGCTGATCCCTGAGGCGGGCGGAGCGGCGGAGCGTCCAGATGCGGTGACAAGGTTGATCTTCTGCACGGGGAAGATTTACTATGAGCTGACCAAAGAGAGGAAGACCAGAGGCTTGGAGGACACGGTGGCCATCACTCGCATAgagcag CTCTCCCCATTCCCATTCGACCAGGTGAAGGCAGAGATAGAGCGCTTTCCCAACGCCCACCTGATCTGGTGTCAAGAGGAGCACAAGAACCAGGGTTACTATGACTATGTGAAGCCTCGCATCAGGACCACCACTCTGAAAGCCAAGCCCGTCTG GTATGCTGGCAGAGACCCGGCATCAGCTCcagcaacaggaaacaaaaacactcacCTGACAGAACTGCGGCGTTTCCTGGACACCGCCTTCGGCACAAACGCATTCAAAGACCAGCAGTGA